From Plasmodium brasilianum strain Bolivian I chromosome 2, whole genome shotgun sequence, one genomic window encodes:
- a CDS encoding hypothetical protein (conserved Plasmodium protein): MELDDINGRFLKDKQFFQNGKQIKVKDNKMVDIPNTSLYSNYNMVQEEKSNLFLSEQNILNSDRKDIELKSRMRNNTYMEGRFYIFLVLFISFYALLVVRD, encoded by the coding sequence ATGGAATTAGATGATATAAATGGTAGGTTTCTAAAagataaacaattttttcaaaatggaaaGCAGATCAAAGTAAAAGATAACAAAATGGTGGACATTCCTAATACATCTTTATACAGTAACTATAATATGGTACAGGaggaaaaaagtaatttgtttttaagtgaacaaaatattttaaattcagATAGAAAAGATATAGAATTAAAGAGTAGAATGAGAAATAATACGTACATGGAAGGCAGATTTTACATCTTTTtagttctttttatttctttctatGCCCTTTTAGTAGTAAGGGATTAG
- a CDS encoding hypothetical protein (conserved Plasmodium protein) gives MYVRNKVNNDSSRNAKKELLSGVPLSDKEINKLLSINTIHNLKEYITFIKFKYAMTKKASVHFKNITTEKKQILLETKDDLVNVLRENSEKNNKSPLSEFYILDIAEYIINDLYETNEPKRVEQEVYNEICASYRDDYYEYRDRQFDAAFENMHSNWANNKLTQNMDPQWKKEKWTIWVHYFSDILNTLRHKDDLLHTSILHLKTISNSCKEVYSSLKYSLIDTYKTPFLSEYNKFLQSSIDKWTAQTEKLAKQKNEKDKEAFKGLNQRQ, from the exons atgtatgtTCGAAATAAAGTTAACAATGACAGTAGTAGGAATGCTAAAAA GGAATTATTGTCAGGTGTTCCCTTGAGtgataaagaaataaataaacttttGTCTATTAATActatacataatttaaagGAATATATTACCTTTATTAAGTTTAAGTATGCAATGACAAAAAAAGCTAgtgtacattttaaaaatattactaccGAGAAGAAGCAAATTCTATTAGAGACTAAAGATGATTTAGTTAATGTTCTGAGAGAGAActcagaaaaaaataataaatccCCTTTGTCagaattttatattctagATATAGCTGAATACATTATTAATGATTTATATGAAACAAATGAGCCAAAACGAGTAGAGCAAGAAGTGTATAACGAAATATGTGCTTCTTATAGGGACGACTACTATGAATACAGGGATAGACAATTTGATGCAGCTTTTGAAAATATGCATAGTAATTGGGCTAACAATAAATTAACACAAAATATGGATCCTCAgtggaaaaaggaaaaatggaCTATTTGGGTTCATTATTTTAGTGATATCTTAAATACACTAAGACACAAGGACGACCTACTTCATACATCCattcttcatttaaaaacaatatcAAATTCGTGCAAAGAAGTTTACAgttctttaaaatattctttaataGATACATATAAAACACCTTTTCTATCTGagtataataaatttcttcAATCGTCCATTGATAAGTGGACAGCACAAACGGAAAAACTTGCAAAGCAAAAGAATGAGAAAGATAAAGAAGCGTTTAAGGGGCTAAATCAACGCCAGTGA